The Fortiea contorta PCC 7126 genome has a segment encoding these proteins:
- a CDS encoding ParB N-terminal domain-containing protein produces the protein MKLSTSLVAVKKITSITPRSSFADNQLEQGANLILESEGVINPIVVRRTSLQSYEIVDGDFEYHAAARAREIDPRKGEMIGVFIIEDENEEVLTKQVELFRKSKSIISNNIASLSDSKEYTSTNMELRVTNTESRMNNIESHFDNRTIELRKEFRQEINNINERLKEIENRIPKPIEPLNALNNLSLPELTSKLRRVNVNQKIIESIVNERKNGDFKSFSNAVDRIKGLGDKTMLKIIDSLYESTI, from the coding sequence ATGAAATTATCTACATCACTTGTTGCTGTCAAGAAAATTACATCCATCACACCTCGTTCAAGTTTCGCGGATAATCAATTAGAACAAGGTGCTAATCTGATTTTAGAATCTGAAGGTGTTATTAACCCGATAGTAGTTCGTAGAACAAGTCTGCAATCATATGAGATAGTAGATGGGGACTTTGAATATCATGCGGCTGCTAGAGCTAGAGAAATAGACCCCCGTAAAGGCGAAATGATTGGAGTATTTATTATTGAGGATGAAAATGAAGAAGTTTTAACGAAACAAGTTGAATTATTCAGAAAATCAAAAAGTATTATTTCCAATAATATAGCTTCTCTATCAGATTCTAAAGAATATACATCCACAAACATGGAATTACGGGTCACTAATACAGAATCTCGTATGAACAACATCGAATCACATTTTGATAACCGCACTATTGAACTACGGAAAGAGTTTAGGCAGGAAATAAATAATATTAATGAAAGACTGAAGGAAATTGAGAATCGGATTCCCAAGCCAATTGAGCCATTAAATGCGCTTAATAACTTGAGCTTACCCGAACTTACTTCTAAGTTAAGAAGAGTAAATGTTAATCAAAAAATAATAGAATCAATTGTCAATGAACGTAAAAACGGTGATTTCAAATCTTTTAGTAATGCAGTAGATCGTATTAAAGGCTTAGGTGACAAAACAATGCTAAAAATTATTGACAGCCTTTATGAAAGCACTATCTGA